The proteins below come from a single Lasioglossum baleicum chromosome 20, iyLasBale1, whole genome shotgun sequence genomic window:
- the LOC143218901 gene encoding uncharacterized protein LOC143218901: MSRAIPTVAPSKRMVAKSTNSASVKYDTKDSTERLKNKWCKYLKSLEETQKGDKKGIGGNVGSAISEMATIDSKIKLEFELGKDDWETFVERLELYFTANNVNDSKKKAAILLTRVSADTYKLARNLCHPAKLKDKEYDDVVKIISDHLCPKPSEPMERCKFYAAKQAVTESVSDFVARLKELSLKCNFTAIETALRDQLVCGLKDRATRTELFKQENVTYEKAYRIALACEKAERDATSSEKIDEVSGHGREVHLVKAKSNSNGRYWSGKEGSTRMEVKAEEIRKSNRENVMCYCCGKRGHIGRECKHRYQACRKCKRQGHIEAACRSQQRNVQCLQTSTEEKESGDASEGEEDVYEFNNITARGETYNTNNIISVKEARSPMYLKVNINTIDFQMEVDTGSYWSIMADETRSKYFPNLEVCEISFAMNAYNLKLKPVGLLRDLKVRFNKQKYTLDVLILPGKGATLLDESLAKKIANDFPKLFGEGIGCFNKGTVKLVLKENAVPKACLVTYYERFLPHRASRLKPLYELTKRTDFAWNAECDKAYKWLKEEIASSKVLTNYDPTQELVLAYKTPVFSKEFRVINYVEEELKLLTAKIIAKETGKDKTLGKIIKYVRDEWPTRESITEEEKKYYAKRHELYIEKDCLLWGYRVIIPDSLRPQILQELHDSHFGSVKMKMRARSYVWWPNIDAQLEELAATCKVCMQERKAPPKVPLNPWPSPNKCWSRIHSDFLGPFHGHMFMIVIDAYSKWPEVIDMKTNTRTESTIEKFKKIFSCFGLPNHLVTDNGRQYTSNDFALFMKENGVKHTFSAPHHPATNGAAENFVGIFKDKVNKMIKSGKRLEEAVSRFLFDYRSTEHCSTGRSPAFMMFKREIRTKLDCVRPNVADQIENAQLQQTLSSKGSRNIQFVEGEKVWVTDYTARSSKKTPAIIKAQLSPVNFEVEISPGKCWKRHVDQMFKYREENNSVNDSPGNRNLK; this comes from the exons ATGAGCAGAGCGATACCGACGGTAGCACCGAGCAAACGTATGGTAGCCAAATCGACGA ATAGTGCTAGTGTAAAATACGATACAAAAGACTCTACTGAGAGGTTAAAGAATAAGTGGTGCAAGTATTTGAAATCGCTTGAAGAAACTCAAAAAGGAGATAAAAAAGGGATTGGAGGTAACGTTGGAAGTGCGATCAGTGAAATGGCTACGATAGACTCGAAAATAAAGCTCGAATTCGAGCTAGGCAAAGACGACTGGGAAACATTTGTTGAACGGTTGGAATTGTATTTTACGGCTAATAATGTAAATGACAGTAAAAAGAAGGCAGCCATTTTATTGACGAGAGTAAGTGCGGACACATACAAACTAGCAAGAAATTTGTGTCACCCGGCGAAACTCAAGGACAAGGAATACGACGATGTTGTTAAAATTATATCAGACCACCTGTGCCCGAAGCCATCCGAGCCCATGGAGAGATGTAAATTTTATGCGGCAAAACAAGCGGTAACGGAGTCCGTGTCAGATTTTGTAGCACGCTTGAAAGAGTTATCACTGAAATGTAACTTTACGGCAATAGAGACAGCACTACGAGACCAGCTAGTATGCGGATTAAAAGACCGCGCAACGAGAACAGAATTATTTAAGCAAGAAAACGTAACGTACGAGAAGGCATATAGAATAGCATTAGCATGCGAAAAAGCGGAAAGAGATGCAACGTCTTCGGAAAAAATAGATGAGGTAAGCGGACACGGAAGGGAAGTGCATCTAGTAAAAGCCAAAAGTAATAGTAACGGTCGATACTGGAGTGGTAAAGAGGGAAGTACACGCATGGAGGTGAAAGCAGAGGAAATAAGGAAAAGTAATCGAGAAAACGTAATGTGTTACTGTTGTGGAAAGAGGGGACACATCGGAAGAGAATGTAAACATCGATACCAAGCCTGTAGGAAATGTAAGCGCCAAGGACATATAGAAGCGGCATGCCGAAGCCAACAACGAAATGTACAATGCCTGCAAACGTCGACAGAAGAGAAGGAAAGTGGTGATGCGAGCGAAGGAGAAGAGGACGTATACGAATTCAACAACATAACAGCGAGAGGTGAAACCTATAATACGAATAACATAATAAGTGTCAAGGAAGCGCGGTCGCCTATGTATTTAAAGGTAAATATAAATACGATTGATTTTCAAATGGAAGTAGATACGGGATCGTATTGGAGTATAATGGCGGATGAAACTAGAAGTAAATATTTCCCAAATTTAGAAGTTTGTGAGATTTCATTCGCTATGAACGCGtataacttaaaattaaaaccAGTAGGTTTGCTACGCGACTTGAAAGTTCGCTTTAATAAACAGAAGTATACGTTAGATGTTTTGATTTTGCCAGGAAAAGGCGCGACCCTGCTAG ATGAAAGTCTGGCTAAAAAAATAGCAAATGATTTCCCGAAATTATTCGGAGAAGGAATTGGCTGTTTTAATAAAGGAACCGTCAAATTAGTCTTAAAAGAAAATGCAGTACCGAAGGCAT GTCTTGTAACGtattacgaacgttttttaccgCATCGTGCGTCTAGATTAAAACCGTTATATGAGTTAACTAAAAGAACTGACTTTGCATGGAACGCTGAGTGTGATAAAGCATATAAATGGTTGAAAGAGGAAATAGCATCATCGAAAGTGTTAACAAATTACGATCCAACGCAAGAGCTCGTGCTTGCGT ATAAAACGCCAGTGTTTAGTAAGGAATTTCGAGTAATTAATTATGTGgaagaagaattgaaattgCTAACGGCTAAAATAATAGCGAAAGAAACAGGAAAAGATAAGACATTaggtaaaataataaaatatgtacGAGATGAGTGGCCGACGCGAGAAAGTATTACGGAGGAGGAGAAAAAGTATTATGCGAAACGACATGAATTATATATAGAAAAGGATTGTTTATTATGGGGTTATCGTGTAATTATACCGGATAGTCTTAGACCACAAATACTTCAGGAACTACACGATTCGCACTTCGGCAGCGTAAAGATGAAAATGCGAGCGAGGTCATACGTATGGTGGCCCAATATTGATGCGCAACTAGAGGAGTTAGCGGCTACATGTAAAGTCTGCATGCAGGAACGAAAAGCTCCGCCCAAAGTACCGCTAAATCCTTGGCCATCACCAAATAAATGTTGGAGTAGGATTCATAGTGATTTTTTAGGGCCGTTCCACGGACATATGTTCATGATTGTAATCGATGCATATAGTAAATGGCCGGAAGTAATTGATATGAAAACGAATACACGAACAGAGAGTACTATAGagaaatttaagaaaattttttcGTGCTTCGGGTTGCCAAACCATTTAGTGACGGATAATGGGCGACAGTACACGAGTAATGATTTTGCGTTATTCATGAAAGAAAACGGAGTGAAGCACACGTTTTCAGCGCCGCATCATCCGGCCACGAATGGTGCAGCAGAAAACTTCGTCGGTATTTTTAAGGACAAGGtgaataaaatgattaaatcgGGGAAAAGGCTGGAAGAAGCTGTCAGTAGATTTTTGTTCGATTATCGTAGTACAGAACATTGTTCGACAGGTAGGTCACCCGCATTTATGATGTTCAAGCGCGAGATACGAACGAAACTGGATTGCGTAAGACCAAATGTAGCGGACCAAATTGAAAACGCGCAGTTACAACAAACGCTGAGTAGTAAAGGATCGCGTAATATACAGTTTGTAGAAGGGGAGAAAGTGTGGGTAACTGATTACACCGCAAGGTCGAGTAAGAAAACTCCGGCGATTATCAAGGCTCAGTTATCACCTGTAAATTTCGAAGTTGAGATTTCACCTGGGAAGTGTTGGAAAAGACATGTCGATCAAATGTTTAAGTatagagaagaaaataattcgGTTAATGATAGTCCAGGAAATCGCAACTTGAAATAA